CGTATTCGCGTAAAGATCTGCGGGATCACCACCGTCGGCGACGCACTTCTCGCCGCGGCGGCCGGAGCCGACGCGATCGGCGTGGTGCTCGCGAGCCCCTCTCCGCGGTCCGTGACGCCCGATCGGGCGCGGGAGATATTTGCGGCGGTCCCGCCGTTCGTGACCACGGTCGCCGTCACCTCGACCGGCCGGCCCGAAGACCTCGCGGCGATCCTCCTCTCGCGGCCGGATGCGGTGCAGGTGGCAGGTGACCTCGCCGTGCCCCCCAACGCGGGGGTGCGGGTCCTCCGGATGCTCTCGCCCGGCGATCCCCTGCGGGACGACTGCGACGCGGTAGTCATCGACGGCAGCCACGGCACCGGAAGGGCGTTCGATCCCGGGTATGCCCGGGAATGCGTGGCATCCTCGCCGGT
The genomic region above belongs to Methanoculleus oceani and contains:
- a CDS encoding phosphoribosylanthranilate isomerase, whose protein sequence is MTTVGDALLAAAAGADAIGVVLASPSPRSVTPDRAREIFAAVPPFVTTVAVTSTGRPEDLAAILLSRPDAVQVAGDLAVPPNAGVRVLRMLSPGDPLRDDCDAVVIDGSHGTGRAFDPGYARECVASSPVPVILAGGLAPGNVGEAIRTVRPYAVDVASGVEAAPGVKDERLMRAFVKICRTDP